The following is a genomic window from Armatimonadota bacterium.
GGTCCGCAGCCTCATCCAGGCGTGGCTGGAGCGCTGCCCGGTCTACCTGGCACTGCTCAAACCGATGGCGGTACAGACGCAGGTGGAGCTCCGGCGGGGCTAGTCGCCGCCTCCCGGCGGCACCTGCTCCGGCTCAGGCCTTCACGCCGGGCCGGGGCAGACCTTCACGCTCTACGAAGGACCCGGCGCCGCCGGCGCTCGAGTGCCGGGAAGGCGCGCTGGACGTGGTCCTTGAACGCCCGTGCCGCTTCGCTGAGCATGCCCTCCCGGCGGTAGACCAGGTCGACCGGCCGGGTCAGCGGCCGCGCATCACTGATCCGCACCTGGACCAGACGCCCCGTCCGCAGCTCCTCGCGGATGGCCAGCTGGGGCAGCATGGCGATGCCGATGCCCTTCTCGACCATCTTCTTGGCCGCCTCGATGCCCTCCAGCTCCAGCACCGTGTTGGGGAGGAGGCCGCCGCGGCGGAAGAAGCCGGTGATGAGGACCCAGTCGCTGCTCCCCCGGTCGAAGAGCACCAGGGGCTGGGCCGCCGCCTCGGCCAGGCGCACCTCCCGCCGGTGGGCCAGCGGGTGCTCGGGGGGCGCCACCAGGACGATCTCGTCGCGCCCCAGACGGACGGTGTGCACGGCAGGGTGGGCCAGCCCGCGTGCCAGACCGATCTCCGCCTCCTCGTCCAGCACCATGCGCAGGACGTCCCGGGAGTGGCCCGAGCGGATGGCCACACGCACGGCAGGGTGCTCCACGCGGAA
Proteins encoded in this region:
- a CDS encoding LysR family transcriptional regulator, encoding MIDLPQVEAFVAVATYGSFAKAAESLFLTQPSVSARIQRLERALGQPLFERTGRGARLTRAGSIFLPVAERLLKTAAEGRQAVEAARSREGGLVTIAAALSVATYLLPEIVKGFRVEHPAVRVAIRSGHSRDVLRMVLDEEAEIGLARGLAHPAVHTVRLGRDEIVLVAPPEHPLAHRREVRLAEAAAQPLVLFDRGSSDWVLITGFFRRGGLLPNTVLELEGIEAAKKMVEKGIGIAMLPQLAIREELRTGRLVQVRISDARPLTRPVDLVYRREGMLSEAARAFKDHVQRAFPALERRRRRVLRRA